The window CATTGGGGAAATCGCTCTCCAGCAAGCAAATCGTGCAGCTAGCATCGAAGGGTAGTCAAAAGGGTGCAATCAACGTTGTTTTGACATCATCCGATGTTGCTGTTGAAGGGTTTTGCTCTAGTAAATGTGGTACTCATGGGTCCTCTTTGAGTGCTAAAACAATCAACGGTAAGAGATCGAAATTTGCTTACATTTGGGTTGGTAACTCTGAGACTCAATGCCCCGGTCAATGTGCGTGGCCATTCCACCAGCCAATCTATGGACCACAGAACCCTCCATTGGTTGCACCCAACAATGATGTGGGTCTCGATGGTATGGTAATCAATCTGGCTAGTCTTTTGGCTGGGACTGCAACAAACCCATTTGAAAATGGCTATTTCCAGGGTCCAAAGGAGGCTCCTCTTGAGGCCGCATCTGCTTGTCCTGGGGTCTATGGTAAGGGTGCGTATCCTGGTTATGCTGGGGATTTGTTAGTGGACTCTACAACTGGTGCTAGCTATAATGCTCATGGT is drawn from Populus nigra chromosome 5, ddPopNigr1.1, whole genome shotgun sequence and contains these coding sequences:
- the LOC133693672 gene encoding protein PHOSPHATE-INDUCED 1-like, yielding MASFLSSHSLLQLVLLISIIQFSSAARTFSVSDQSQDPLLFQYHNGPLLTGEISINLIWYGKFKPSQRAIVSDFIASVSSRRPTTAQPSVATWWKATEKYYNLVKTKKTSPLLLSVGAQILDESYSLGKSLSSKQIVQLASKGSQKGAINVVLTSSDVAVEGFCSSKCGTHGSSLSAKTINGKRSKFAYIWVGNSETQCPGQCAWPFHQPIYGPQNPPLVAPNNDVGLDGMVINLASLLAGTATNPFENGYFQGPKEAPLEAASACPGVYGKGAYPGYAGDLLVDSTTGASYNAHGVNGRKYVLPALFDPSTSTCSTLI